The Streptomyces cathayae DNA segment GTCCGCCCGGGCCCGTGAACGGCGTACGAAGGGACAACGCGAACACATGAGCGCGTCAGGCGGCACCAAGGCGATCGTCGCGGCACTCGCCGCCAACGCCGCGATCGCGGTAGCGAAGTTCGTGGCGTTCCTCTTCAGCGGTTCCTCCTCGATGCTCGCCGAATCGGTGCACTCCGTGGCCGACTCCGGCAACCAGGCCCTGCTGCTGGTCGGCGGGAAGCGGGCACAGCGACAGGCCACCCCGCAACACCCCTTCGGCTACGGCCGCGAGCGCTACATCTACGCCTTCCTCGTCTCCATCGTGCTGTTCTCGCTCGGTGGCATGTTCGCCCTCTACGAGGGCTACGAGAAGATCAAGAACCCGCACGAGCTCACGCACTGGTACTGGCCGGTCGGTGTCCTCGTCTTCGCGATCATCGCCGAGGCCTTCTCCTTCCGCACCGCCATCAAGGAGTCCAACGCCCTGCGCGGCAAGCGCTCCTGGAAGGAGTTCGTCCGCCACTCCAAGGCCCCCGAACTGCCCGTCGTCCTCCTGGAGGACCTCGGTGCCCTCGTAGGCCTCGTCCTCGCCCTCGGCGGTGTCGGGCTCGCCCTGCTGACCGGCGACAGCGTCTGGGACGGCGTCGGCACCCTCTGCATCGGCGTCCTGCTCGTCCTGATCGCCCTGGTCCTCGCGGTGGAGACGAAGTCGCTGCTGCTCGGCGAGGCCGCGGGCGCCGAGGAGACCCGGAAGATCGAGGCCGCCGTCGTCGACGGCGACACCGTCACCCGCGTCATCCACATGCGCACCCTCCACATCGGCCCCGAGGAACTCCTGGTCGCCGCGAAGATCGCCGTACGGCACGACGACACGGCCGCGGAGGTCGCCGCCGCCATCGACGCCGCCGAGTCCCGCATCCGCGAAGCCGTCCCGATCGCCCGCGTGATCTACCTGGAGCCCGACATCTACAGCGAGGCCGAATCCGCCAAGGGCGCCGACGCCGAGGCCACCCCCGGCGGCCCGGCCCGGACGGAACACTGACCCCGGCCCCGGATCTGGCCCCGGCCGTCCGTGTTCGGCCTCCGTGTCCGAGGGTCGGCCTGATGTGTTCGGTGACTCACTGGGGAGGACCGGGCCGGTCGGTGTAGCTTGGGACGAAGCCAGACGTCGCTGCTGATGGCGGTCGGGCGGTCCCTGCGGACCGGCCGAGGGAGAGAGGGCCTCCGACGGACTGCGCTGCGCCGCACGCGGGCATGCCCGTGTCCTCCTCGGGCACCCTTGTGTCCGCCGCCGCGCAGACCAGCCGTACCCACCTCGACCCACACCCCGAGGAGCAGCTCTTCATGACGACTGTCGACAACCGACAGGACTTCAAGGTCGCCGACCTCTCCCTGGCCGCCTTCGGCCGCAAGGAGATCACCCTCGCCGAGCACGAGATGCCCGGCCTGATGGCGATCCGCAAGGAGTACGCCGAGGCGCAGCCCCTGGCCGGCGCCCGTGTCACCGGTTCCCTGCACATGACGGTGCAGACCGCCGTCCTCATCGAGACCCTGACCGCCCTCGGCGCCCAGGTCCGCTGGGCGTCCTGCAACATCTTCTCCACCCAGGACCACGCCGCGGCCGCCATCGCCGTCGGCCCGAACGGCACGCCCGAGAACCCGCAGGGCGTCCCGGTCTTCGCCTGGAAGGGCGAGACGCTGGAGGAGTACTGGTGGTGCACGGAGCAGGCGCTGTCCTGGCCGGACACCCCCACCGGCGGCCCGAACATGATCCTGGACGACGGCGGTGACGCCACCCTCCTGGTCCACAAGGGCGTCGAGTACGAGAAGGACGGCAAGGTCCCCTCGCCCGACACCGCCGAGTCCGACGAGCACCGCGTCATCCTCGAACTCCTCACCCGCACGGTGGCCGAGTCGCCGCAGAAGTGGACCCAGCTGGCGTCCGAGATCCGCGGCGTGACCGAGGAGACCACCACCGGCGTCCACCGCCTGTACGAGATGCACCGTGACGGCACCCTGCTGTTCCCGGCGATCAACGTGAACGACGCCGTCACCAAGTCGAAGTTCGACAACAAGTA contains these protein-coding regions:
- the ahcY gene encoding adenosylhomocysteinase gives rise to the protein MTTVDNRQDFKVADLSLAAFGRKEITLAEHEMPGLMAIRKEYAEAQPLAGARVTGSLHMTVQTAVLIETLTALGAQVRWASCNIFSTQDHAAAAIAVGPNGTPENPQGVPVFAWKGETLEEYWWCTEQALSWPDTPTGGPNMILDDGGDATLLVHKGVEYEKDGKVPSPDTAESDEHRVILELLTRTVAESPQKWTQLASEIRGVTEETTTGVHRLYEMHRDGTLLFPAINVNDAVTKSKFDNKYGCRHSLIDGINRATDVLIGGKTAVVCGYGDVGKGCAESLRGQGARVIITEIDPICALQAAMDGYQVTTLDEVVETADIFVTTTGNKDIIMAADMAKMKHQAIVGNIGHFDNEIDMAGLARIPGIVKDEVKPQVHTWTFPDGKVLILLSEGRLLNLGNATGHPSFVMSNSFADQTLAQIELFTKPDEYPTGVYVLPKHLDEKVARLHLDALGVKLTTLRPEQAEYIGVTVEGPYKSDHYRY
- a CDS encoding cation diffusion facilitator family transporter, which codes for MSASGGTKAIVAALAANAAIAVAKFVAFLFSGSSSMLAESVHSVADSGNQALLLVGGKRAQRQATPQHPFGYGRERYIYAFLVSIVLFSLGGMFALYEGYEKIKNPHELTHWYWPVGVLVFAIIAEAFSFRTAIKESNALRGKRSWKEFVRHSKAPELPVVLLEDLGALVGLVLALGGVGLALLTGDSVWDGVGTLCIGVLLVLIALVLAVETKSLLLGEAAGAEETRKIEAAVVDGDTVTRVIHMRTLHIGPEELLVAAKIAVRHDDTAAEVAAAIDAAESRIREAVPIARVIYLEPDIYSEAESAKGADAEATPGGPARTEH